Within the Pseudoxanthomonas sp. YR558 genome, the region CTCATCGGCGGCGACACCACGCGCGGGCCGCTGTCGGTGTCGGTGACCGCGATGGGCCTGGTCGCGCCCGGTCGCGCCTTGCGTCGAGACGGTGCGCGCGTTGGCGACGACGTCTGGGTCACCGGCACGCTCGGGGATGCCGCCGGTGGTCTCGCTCACCTGGAGCGTCCCTCTTCACTCCTGTTGCGTGGCCGTCTGGATCGTCCGACGCCGCGCGTTGACGCCGGCCGTGCCCTGGTCGGCATCGCGACCGCGTGCGTCGATGTTTCCGATGGACTGCTCGCCGACCTCGGCCATGTGTGTGCGCGCAGCAACGTCGGGGCCCGTGTCGACGTCGAAGCGCTTCCCGCCTCCGACGCACTGCGGAATGCCGTCAGCGAAGCGGATCGCATCGCGCTGCAAGCCGGTGGTGGCGATGACTACGAGCTGTGCTTCACCGCGCCCATTGAAGAACGCGAGCGCATCCTCGCGCTGGCGTCGCAGCTCGACCTGCCGATGACGCGCATCGGTTACATCGTGGAAGGCGAAGCGGTGCAAGCGCTAAGGCGTGATGGGCAACCCTGGCAGCCGGTGCGACGGGGCTACGACCACTTCGACAGCGTCTAGCGGCGCTCCCGCATTCAACCCTGGCGTGGCGGTAATACCTTACCCGGATTGAGGATGCCATCCGGGTCCAGCGCCGCCTTCACCGCGCGCATCGCATCCAGCGTGGCGGTGGTGAACGCGTCGGCCATGAAATCGCGCTTACTCAGGCCGATGCCGTGCTCGCCCGACAGCGTGCCGCCGAGCGCCAGCACCTGCATGAAGATCTTCGGCAATGCGGCGTGCGCGCGCGCTGTCTCGGCGGCATCGCTGTCGTCGTACATGAGGTTGACGTGCAGGTTGCCGTTGCCGGCATGGCCGAACACGACGACCGGAAGATCCACCTCATGCGACAGCGCTTCCATGGCGGCGACCAGGTCGGGGATGCGCGATACGGGCACCACCACATCCTCGTTGATCTTGCCGGGCTTGATCGTGCGCAGCGCCGGCGACAGTGCGCGGCGCGCGGCCCAAAGCCGGTCGCGCGCGCCGCCGTCGGTCGCGACATCCAGCGCGATCATGCCGTCGCCTTCCGCCGCCTCGGCCAATGCCTGCAATGCATAGGGCAGCGTGTCGTCGTCGCCATCGGCCTCGACCAGCAACATCGCGCCCGCGTCGGGCACGTCGCTGCCATTGCGGCGGATCAGCGCAATAGCGCTGCGATCCATGAACTCGAGCATTGCCGGCGTCGCCGGCCGCGCCATGATCCGCGAGACCGCCGCCGCGGCGGTGGCGGCGTCGCGATACAGCACGCGCAACCCGGCTTGCGCGCGTGCACGGGGCGCGAGCTTCAGCGTCGCTTCGACGATCAAGGCCAACGTCCCTTCGCTGCCCACGAGCAGATGGGTGAGGTCGTAGCCGGTCGCATCCTTCGTGTACGCGCCGCCGCACTGGATCAACTCGCCGGCGCCTGTCACCGCGACCAGGCCCAGGACATTGTCGCGCGCGGTGCCGTACTTCACCGCGCGTGGCCCCCCGGCGTTGGTCGCAAGGTTGCCGCCCACACTGCAAAGGTCCGCGCTGGACGGGTCCGGCGGCCAGAACAGGCCATGCGGCATCAGCGCCTGCTGCAGCTCGCCATTCACCACGCCAGGTTCCACCACCACGCAGCGATCGGCTGCGCGCACGTCAAGAATGCGGTTCATCCGCGAAAACGACACCACCACGCCGCCCTGCGTGGGCACTGCCGCCCCGGTGGTGCCAGTGCCGGCCCCGCGCGCAATGATCGGCACGCCTTGCAGGCGGCATGCGCGCACCAGCGCGACCACATCGTCGGGTGTGCGCGGCAATGCGACGGCGGCAGGCATCGCCCATCGGCGCGAATCATCGCCGCCGAACGGACGGCAGGCATCGCCGGTCAGCCAGCCATCGCCCAGGCGGGCCGACATCGCGGTGTGCAGGTCGGGGGGCAGCGTTGCATCCATGCGTGCATTCTACGGATTCGTCGCGCGGCGTCCTGCATTGATGCTGTCGCGGCATGTGTTGATGCCGGATCGCCATGTTCGCGCGCGATGGCGCGTCAGGCCCGGTAAATCAACGGATGCAGGGAAGTACGTGCCCTGCGTCGTCATTCGACACGGCCGCGCTAACCGATTCCTTACAACCATCGCGAACACGCCTGATAGAAAACGCCGGCCCAACCGACCGGAGAGACACCATGCGCATCACCATCGTGGGAGCGGGTTTCAGCGGCAGTACGCTGGCGACCTTGCTGGCATCGACCGACGCCGGCGCGCCGGACGTCTGCCTGGTCGGTGTGGACGAGACGTTTGCGCGCGGCGTCGCGTATGGCGAGGCGCGCCCCGAGCATCTGCTGAACGTGCGGGCGGGACATCTCGGTGCGCAGTACGACGATGCCGGCGGCTTCGCGCGCTGGTTGAGCCTGGGCGAACGGGGCAAGGACGAATTCCTGCCGCGCGTCGCGTACGGCGACTATCTTGCGGAACGCCTGCGTGAGGCCAACGAAACGGCGGGGAACCTGTCGCTGGTGCGGCAGGAGGCCATCGCGGTCAGTCGCGTCGGCGACGGCTTCCGCGTGCATCTGGACGATGGCGGCTATTTCGCCAGCGATCGCGTGGTGCTCGCCGTCGGTGCGCTGCCGCCGCAACGGTTGGCCGGCATCGGCCCGCGACTGGCGCATAGCGCACGCTACATCGGCTGGCCATGGCAGGACGATGCGCTGGATCGTATTCCCGCCGATGCGCGTGTGCTGATCGTCGGCACTGGCCTGACGATGGCCGACGTGGCGGCCACGCTCGTTGCGCGCGGGCATCGTGGCGCGCTGACCGCGATCTCTCGACACGGGCTGCTGCCCCAGGCGCATGCGGCGAGGCCGGGCGAGGCGATCGAGCTGCCTCCCAGCGTGCAGATCGCCCTGCGCGGGCGCAGCGTGCGTGGGCTGCTCGCGGCGGTGCGTTCGGTTGTGCGTGTGGCGCCGGACTGGCGCAGCGTCGTGGATGCGCTGCGACCGCACACCCAGGCGTTCTGGCGCAGCCTGCCTGCAGGCGAACGTGCGCGCTTCCTGCGCCACCTGCGTTCGTACTGGGAAGTGGCGCGCCATCGCATTGCGCCGCGCGTCGCCGATACCCTGGCCGCGCTGCAGGCGAGTGGACAGCTGCGCGTGCGCGCTGCCCGCCTGCTGCGCGCCGGCCTGCGCGCGCAGGGCGCGGAGGTGCTGCTGCGGGGGCGTGGCCAGGACCGTGTCGATGTCGAACAGTACGACTGCATCATCCGCGCGACCGGACTCGATACCGACATCGTCCGCAGCACGCACCCCTTGGTTTCGCACCTGGTCGACGCAGGCCTGCTGGCGGCGGATCCGCATGGCCTCGGCGTGCAGGCGGGCGACGACCTGCAGGTGCGCGACCGTCAGGGCGACGTCGTGCGCGGGCTGTTCTGCCTCGGCCCGCTGTTGCGTGGGCAGCTGTGGGAAATCACGGCCGTCCCCGAGCTGCGCGCCGCGGCGGCGGCGCTGGCGTCGCGGCTGCAGGAAACCCCGTGCGCAGGCGTTGCACGGCGCGGTGCGGTGGCGCGGGAGCTCGCCCTTTCCGCCGGCTTGTAGAAATCAGGCGTCGTCAGCGCGGAACGCGTCGCGGATCCACTCCAGGCGCGGCGCGGCGGGATCGCCGTCGGCGTCGACCACATCGAACCGGCACGGTGCGTTGGCGTACTTCGGGTGGTCCTGCAGGAAACGCAGTGCCGCATGGATCAA harbors:
- the thiL gene encoding thiamine-phosphate kinase; this encodes MGAGEFDLIARIRARVGTRDDIVLGIGDDAALLAPPPDRQLVVTADTLNIGVHFPEGTLPADIGWKALAVNLSDLAAMGAEPAWCTLSLSLPQSDPTWIDAFLDGFLVLAARQGIALIGGDTTRGPLSVSVTAMGLVAPGRALRRDGARVGDDVWVTGTLGDAAGGLAHLERPSSLLLRGRLDRPTPRVDAGRALVGIATACVDVSDGLLADLGHVCARSNVGARVDVEALPASDALRNAVSEADRIALQAGGGDDYELCFTAPIEERERILALASQLDLPMTRIGYIVEGEAVQALRRDGQPWQPVRRGYDHFDSV
- a CDS encoding FAD-linked oxidase C-terminal domain-containing protein: MDATLPPDLHTAMSARLGDGWLTGDACRPFGGDDSRRWAMPAAVALPRTPDDVVALVRACRLQGVPIIARGAGTGTTGAAVPTQGGVVVSFSRMNRILDVRAADRCVVVEPGVVNGELQQALMPHGLFWPPDPSSADLCSVGGNLATNAGGPRAVKYGTARDNVLGLVAVTGAGELIQCGGAYTKDATGYDLTHLLVGSEGTLALIVEATLKLAPRARAQAGLRVLYRDAATAAAAVSRIMARPATPAMLEFMDRSAIALIRRNGSDVPDAGAMLLVEADGDDDTLPYALQALAEAAEGDGMIALDVATDGGARDRLWAARRALSPALRTIKPGKINEDVVVPVSRIPDLVAAMEALSHEVDLPVVVFGHAGNGNLHVNLMYDDSDAAETARAHAALPKIFMQVLALGGTLSGEHGIGLSKRDFMADAFTTATLDAMRAVKAALDPDGILNPGKVLPPRQG
- a CDS encoding FAD/NAD(P)-binding protein; translated protein: MRITIVGAGFSGSTLATLLASTDAGAPDVCLVGVDETFARGVAYGEARPEHLLNVRAGHLGAQYDDAGGFARWLSLGERGKDEFLPRVAYGDYLAERLREANETAGNLSLVRQEAIAVSRVGDGFRVHLDDGGYFASDRVVLAVGALPPQRLAGIGPRLAHSARYIGWPWQDDALDRIPADARVLIVGTGLTMADVAATLVARGHRGALTAISRHGLLPQAHAARPGEAIELPPSVQIALRGRSVRGLLAAVRSVVRVAPDWRSVVDALRPHTQAFWRSLPAGERARFLRHLRSYWEVARHRIAPRVADTLAALQASGQLRVRAARLLRAGLRAQGAEVLLRGRGQDRVDVEQYDCIIRATGLDTDIVRSTHPLVSHLVDAGLLAADPHGLGVQAGDDLQVRDRQGDVVRGLFCLGPLLRGQLWEITAVPELRAAAAALASRLQETPCAGVARRGAVARELALSAGL